One region of Rufibacter sp. LB8 genomic DNA includes:
- a CDS encoding DUF262 domain-containing protein produces the protein MESIDKKYTFWQLLGEFKVEIPIIQRDYAQGRENVKTKQIRDNFLDKILAAIDDENSILEKKSLDLDFVYGSAADNKFIPLDGQQRLTTLFLLHWYVASLTDNLQANKQILLNFSYETRISSREFCHALINSNLNIGNETLSSQLKDCSWFFLSWSKDPTIKAMLVMLDAIHSKLQHVVKAKHWQALTEERIITFQFLDMNHENLQLTDELYVKMNARGKALTDFENFKAWVEQFIDEKNYIIKVEDWKTKFDKDWTDLFWNYKDGDNHLIDEEFMRFFNGMVLNQYAAGFKGNIDKDEIYKKNVQALSAKKENGQEVYIPISIYLDIQAFSEASVNDIFQTLEFIKGNKNQDINTSLSGIKFYTPEESIFESFIQGDITYPDRLRFYALSQVLIKNEISIESNPLTLQRWMRFIRNLIENTTIDSAETFSRAINSITSILANKNVFNNLYEYLSDVNTVITGFDGNQIKEEKLKALLIHNSQNTEWEAYIIEAENHPMFRGNIGFLLPENRESEFTKFISRKNVAFRLFNKDGVNEKFGRSSNLLGRLLLAMGLGLQNDELWLGGKQQYWKGHLKNAHYIPFIVKAIDLLLDADDESYSDILNANLNVAGLESWKEHLVNNPRLFKEYTYYGRIKKDWRGINLYQQEKFNANVNAILIENNRNEVITELLKEGQYKLVNPHIIKCENFYAGDKIELRNKKIILSFGQNKVKIYQLNEESKDGILIAETSFLEGSEVLLESINEHLTHSINFSEA, from the coding sequence GTTAAAACCAAACAAATACGGGATAACTTCCTAGATAAGATTCTGGCTGCTATCGATGATGAAAACTCTATTTTAGAGAAAAAATCCTTAGACCTAGATTTCGTTTATGGTTCTGCTGCCGATAACAAATTTATCCCACTGGATGGCCAGCAACGGCTAACAACCCTTTTCCTTTTGCACTGGTATGTGGCTTCTTTAACCGACAATCTTCAGGCAAACAAACAGATACTGTTGAATTTTAGTTATGAAACCCGTATCAGTTCCCGGGAGTTCTGCCATGCCTTAATAAATAGCAACTTAAATATAGGTAATGAAACCTTGTCCTCTCAATTAAAGGACTGTTCTTGGTTCTTTCTTTCCTGGAGTAAAGACCCCACCATTAAAGCGATGCTGGTTATGCTTGATGCTATTCATAGTAAGTTACAGCATGTTGTGAAAGCAAAACATTGGCAGGCGCTTACGGAGGAAAGGATAATCACTTTTCAGTTCCTTGATATGAATCATGAAAACTTACAGCTTACCGATGAGCTTTATGTTAAAATGAATGCCAGGGGAAAGGCATTAACGGACTTTGAAAATTTTAAAGCATGGGTTGAGCAATTTATAGATGAAAAAAATTACATAATTAAAGTTGAAGACTGGAAAACAAAATTTGATAAAGACTGGACTGATTTATTTTGGAATTATAAAGATGGTGATAACCATTTGATTGATGAAGAATTCATGCGCTTTTTCAATGGAATGGTTTTAAATCAATATGCCGCGGGGTTCAAGGGGAATATTGATAAGGATGAAATCTACAAAAAAAATGTACAGGCACTTTCAGCTAAAAAAGAAAATGGTCAGGAAGTTTACATCCCAATTTCCATATACCTGGATATTCAAGCTTTCTCCGAAGCAAGTGTAAATGATATCTTTCAAACGCTGGAGTTTATAAAAGGCAATAAAAACCAGGACATAAATACCTCATTATCAGGTATAAAATTCTATACTCCTGAAGAATCCATTTTCGAATCGTTTATTCAGGGAGATATTACTTACCCAGATAGGCTAAGGTTTTATGCCTTATCACAAGTTCTGATTAAGAATGAAATTTCTATTGAATCTAACCCACTTACTCTCCAAAGATGGATGCGATTTATCCGTAATTTAATTGAAAACACAACTATTGACTCAGCTGAAACCTTTAGTAGAGCAATTAACTCTATAACCTCAATATTGGCTAATAAGAATGTTTTCAATAACCTATATGAATATTTATCTGATGTTAATACTGTAATAACAGGATTTGACGGAAACCAAATTAAAGAAGAAAAATTAAAAGCACTCTTAATCCACAACAGTCAAAATACCGAGTGGGAGGCCTACATAATTGAAGCAGAAAACCACCCGATGTTTAGAGGTAATATTGGTTTTTTACTGCCGGAAAATAGAGAATCCGAATTTACTAAATTTATCAGCAGAAAGAATGTGGCGTTTCGACTGTTTAACAAGGACGGGGTTAATGAAAAATTCGGAAGAAGTTCAAATCTATTAGGCCGTTTATTATTGGCTATGGGTCTAGGGCTTCAAAATGACGAACTTTGGCTTGGTGGAAAGCAGCAATATTGGAAAGGCCATTTAAAGAACGCTCATTATATCCCGTTTATAGTAAAAGCAATTGATTTATTATTGGATGCGGATGATGAAAGTTATTCTGATATTTTAAATGCAAATCTTAATGTAGCCGGCCTTGAGTCTTGGAAAGAGCATTTAGTAAACAATCCAAGGTTATTTAAAGAGTATACCTATTATGGTCGAATTAAAAAGGATTGGCGTGGAATTAACCTATATCAGCAGGAGAAATTTAATGCTAATGTAAATGCCATCCTTATTGAGAATAACAGAAATGAAGTAATTACAGAATTATTAAAAGAAGGACAATATAAATTAGTCAATCCTCACATCATTAAATGTGAAAACTTCTATGCCGGAGACAAAATTGAATTAAGAAATAAAAAAATAATATTATCATTTGGGCAGAATAAGGTTAAAATTTATCAATTGAATGAGGAAAGCAAAGATGGAATTTTAATTGCTGAAACTTCATTTTTAGAAGGTTCAGAGGTATTATTAGAAAGCATTAATGAACATCTTACCCATTCAATAAATTTTTCTGAAGCTTAA
- a CDS encoding YafY family protein, whose amino-acid sequence MRNIFGIEIEYSKKENGYFIRETENNNENFQRMLEAFELFNSVNASQNAKPYIHFEKRRPQGTEHLFGLLHAVENRRKISFNYCKYWEDNISYRTVEPYALKEFRNRWYIMANDEKDRKIKSFALDRITNLQIQAEVFKLPPHYSPEQSYCYCFGIVGPNGHEPEEIVLAFTASQGKYIKSLPLHGTQQIVVDNKDELQIKLKLFITHDFVMELLSFGPELKVISPISLKEELLKSYTQAIENYSDDLIIK is encoded by the coding sequence ATGCGCAATATTTTTGGAATAGAAATTGAATACTCTAAAAAGGAGAACGGCTACTTTATAAGGGAAACAGAGAATAATAATGAAAACTTCCAGCGGATGCTGGAAGCTTTTGAACTGTTTAATTCAGTAAATGCCTCTCAAAATGCCAAACCGTATATCCATTTTGAGAAACGCCGACCGCAAGGCACTGAACATTTATTCGGGCTATTACATGCCGTTGAGAACCGCCGGAAAATAAGCTTTAACTACTGTAAATACTGGGAGGATAACATATCCTACCGAACCGTTGAGCCATATGCACTTAAAGAATTCCGGAACCGCTGGTACATAATGGCCAATGATGAAAAAGACAGGAAAATCAAAAGCTTTGCCTTGGACAGGATAACAAATCTTCAGATACAGGCAGAAGTATTTAAGCTTCCCCCGCATTATTCTCCGGAACAAAGTTACTGTTACTGCTTCGGCATTGTCGGCCCTAACGGACACGAACCGGAAGAAATTGTTTTGGCATTTACTGCTTCCCAGGGTAAATATATAAAATCCCTGCCACTACATGGAACCCAGCAAATAGTAGTTGATAATAAAGATGAGCTGCAAATAAAATTAAAGCTTTTTATAACCCACGATTTTGTGATGGAGCTTCTGTCTTTCGGACCAGAGCTAAAAGTCATATCCCCTATTTCTCTGAAAGAAGAGCTTTTAAAGAGTTACACTCAAGCTATAGAGAATTATTCTGATGATTTAATTATCAAATAA
- a CDS encoding cyclic-phosphate processing receiver domain-containing protein translates to MGYKLFLDDIRNVDMVYKNLTNKDFKIVRSFEAFKTVIVQEGLPEFISFDNDLGVDTEGNIAPDGYAAVKWLVYESGLDLSKLKFYVHSANPVAAQQIQGLLDNYIKFLLEEKDFR, encoded by the coding sequence ATGGGATATAAACTGTTTCTTGACGATATAAGAAATGTGGATATGGTATATAAAAACCTGACCAATAAAGACTTCAAGATAGTAAGGAGTTTCGAAGCTTTTAAAACAGTGATTGTTCAGGAAGGGCTTCCAGAATTTATAAGCTTCGATAATGATTTAGGAGTAGATACTGAAGGAAATATTGCGCCAGACGGTTACGCCGCAGTAAAATGGCTTGTATATGAATCAGGATTAGACTTATCCAAACTCAAATTTTACGTTCATTCGGCAAATCCAGTGGCGGCGCAGCAAATACAGGGGCTATTAGACAATTACATTAAATTCCTGTTGGAAGAGAAGGATTTTAGGTAA